The segment ATGAAAGCGAGGGCTTCACCAACTTCTCAGCTGAGGGCCATGGGGACACTCTCTGGCAGGTGGGATGGTTCTGCCCAGGGGCTTGGTTAGTGTGGGGTCTGGAGAACGAGTTTCTCCCCTCTGTTTCTTCCACCAGCAGCCTGGGCCTGTTGGCACTCACTGGCTCATGGTCGGTGGGTTTCGGAATCCCAGTCCCTAAAGCTGTGGGTGTGTTCATGGACGGAACACCCTTGCGACGAGTCTCTCACCAGTTTGCATTATGTGGACCCACCGGGACGCAATGCCCCAGGAGTCTGCTGGCTGTGGACGATGGTTTTGTTTCCGTGCATGAAACGCAGAGACCGTTTGACCCTGTAACTTTGGTAGCTTTGGTGTTATCTGTGGTTGGAAAGCAGGAAGTGCTGGGGGCCGGAAGCAGATCCAGATGCCAAGAGCGCGTAGAGGCTCTGGACAACGGCGACAAAAATGCGTCCTGTCAGATGCCTTGTGGCCATCAGAGAGCACCGTGGGTCCTGTCTGTGTCTCGGGGTTTGTGGCTACAGATCCGGACTGGTGGAGGCCTCATTAGGACAGCAAGGGCCGCCCACGTGCACGGGGAGATTGGCCTCACGTCAGGGCGAATCAGGGGGTCCCAGGGGAGCAACTGACTGTGGGCTCATTACTTTTGACAAAACCCAGCTTGGAGGCAAAACGAGGCTGGCTAGGAAGAGGTGCAGACGTTCTCTGAGGCGCACTTTAGCCAAGATCATGGTCCCGTCCCCTGGGGTCCCAGGTGGGGCAGGCACGCTTGCTGGCCGTGTGTGTCTAGGGCAACAGAGACCATTGGCAGGCCCATGTGCCGCTCTGCGCTGTTTCTGACCACCACGGCCCCCAGAAACGCACGCAGAGGCAGCTTGCCTGCAAGGGCGGCTCTCGGAGGATGCCCACAGATGCCTGGGTAAAGACACAccagggaaagacagagacaggagaGTCCACACTGGTGTGCTCAGAGACCCCCTTCCATCCATGCCCCTCAGAGGGGCTCCTCCTCTTATGTTAACTTCGAGGATAATTCTGACTGTCTTCCCATTCAGCTACTACACAACAGCTTTTATACATTTATGTGAGTAAATATGCCTCAGGCACGTCAGATTGGAAATAATACAGCATAAATCACTTTTTACAAGTAAAACAGTTGAATCAAAGGTGACTTTGCTAATTGTTTGAACCTTTTCTGCATTCGGGGTAGCACAGGTTTTGTCCCTTTGGGATTAAATTTGCAAACGCACATCAACTTTCTAATTTTACGAAACAGACTTTGGTTGGAGTATTGGAACACAGTATCCAGGGTTATGAGTTCAAAGAGGTAATTGTTggagaaataatttaatacatcACAAATCCCTCTATTTCCATCTCTTCAAATGGGATGCCAAAAGCGATTAAAGACTGAAAACATATCACAAGCAAATTCACATTAGAAAATTGCTGTAATCACTCTGCTGGATTAACCAGGGTTGAGGAGCCTCTGGCGGCTGGTTCCAACAGGAGGTCTTCGGAGAGCGATGGGGAAGCCAGAGTGGCTTTGGGGTTGGAGACCGTTTGTGCATTTCACCCATCCTTTCAGGAGAACGGTGTTTGTCCTTTACGAAGAGGTGCCTCTTCTCATGTTCCCATCCTGCAAGGGAAACAGACACGCGCATTTGGTAACGTAAGCGTCTGTAAAGCAGGCGGCTGGTCATTGGCTTAACCATAAGGTAAAACAAAGTTCCCCAACGAGTCTAGTGACAGCTGcgctcatgaaaaaaaaatcccatcgtTGGGATGAAATTATCAGCTAAAGGAAGCTGTTGGAAGCCAGCGTGCCTGGTCGACCAGGGTCTGTGCATGGACTTCTGTGGGCTGGATGGACCCAGTGGCACCGGACAGGCCCTAGggtggagctggagctggggcaGTTCTGCCCTGAGATACGAGGCCAATTGCCTGTTACTGAAAACCAGGGATGCAGTTTCAAGTGAGTGAATTTCTTAACTGGGGGAAGCAAAGCTCTTTGTAACACACTGGGCACCATCGGAACCAAAAGTGCTAGGGCCACGGTGCCTCACCCAGGAGGTGGGACAGTCCTTGGCAGCTTGGTTTCAGGCAGGAAACCGCATTTTAAGGGCTGCCTTGTCTGAGGTATGCTGACCACGGGGCATCCAAACGTGCGGAAATGCAGGAGAAGCGTCTGTctctttaagaaatgaaaaaaggagaGGCCCTGTGAAccccttgtttgttttttaacctgcTGGGCCCTCTATTTTTACCCAGCAAGCTAGAGAGTCCCTGGGGAGCAAGGGAGCAGGCATGGCCATCAGTGCATGAAGACACAAGTGGGACCTAGTCAGGCAATCTGCGTCTCCTGACCCCAGCGAGGGACTCTTACAGAGCCACTGGGCTCGGAGAAGCCTGTCCCAAGCTTCCACAAACTAGGCTTCACAAAAGGACCCCTTTCCAAAGAGAGGCCAAGCCATCAAGACAATgggtcttggccaggtgcggtggctcacgcctgtaatcccagcactttgggaggctgaggcaggtggatcacttgaggtcaggacttcaagaccagcctgggcaacatggcaaaatgacgcctctactaaaaacacacagattagccaagtgtggtggcactcgtctataatctcagttactcaggagatgaagcagaagaatagcttgaacccaggaggcagaggttgcagtgagcagagatcacatcactgcagttcagcctgggcaacagagtgagactccgtctcaaaaaaaaaaaaaaaaaaaattctgtgagtCGCTCAAGCAGCAGCCAGCAGGGCCCATACCTTTACTCTGTGGCTACAGGAGGAAGAAGGCAGCATGGCTCCCAGACAAACCCCTTGGCAGGGCTGGAGGACCCTAGGCAGTCACCACACTGGACTGACTTTGGGGAGTTTGCCTTGTAATCTGCTGTCTCCTGTTTCCTAGGCTTGCGTGTGGTTGGCATGTGTGAGGCTGGAGGGGCGTGTGGACCCAGTGACTCAGTGGGTACAGCCTCTGCCTTTCCTGCTGCCGGCCCggggccccagccccagccccagccccagcccgtACTTTGGAGAAAAGCTCTTCGGAGAAAGGCTCAGTGAATCAGGATTGGAAGAAAAACAAGGATGGGGCATTTCCTATTTGCCCAGTTCTAGAATGGACTCCCTGAGTCCATGGCATTTCCCGGTTATTATTaaacagagaaagaagcaagGAGCACTTTGTATGCTTGGCATTTTCACAGCCGAGAGCTGCAAAACCCGAGGCTGCCAAACCACGCGTGATCACTGAACATTGAAACGCATTGAAACATGGCTGGTATGAACAGAGCTGGGCTTTAAGGGCAAAACGCATGCTGGAACTTGAAGACTTAGTGCCAAGAAAGTAAaacattgaataattttaaatactgatGACACACTGACATTGTATTTTGGATGTGTTGGGATAAGTATTAAGTTAtcagtaaaaataatttcacttgcttctatttccttttttaatatggccacttgaaaatgtaaaattctacACACGTCCACATTCTCTACGTACAGCAACACTGGTCACAGGGGGTAGTGTGAACACCTTGGTTCTGGGGATGTggcctcccacctcccacagcCTGCATGTGTGAACACCTCGGTTCTGTGGACGTGGCCTTCCGCCTCCCACAGTCTGCACATCTCCCAACTAGAAGGAATCTAAAGGTAAGCAtcttagccagacctggtggctcagcctataatcccagcacttacttgggagtccgaggcaggcagaccacttgaggtcaggagttcaagaccagcctggccaacaaggtgaagccccatctctatgaaaaaatacaaaaattagccaggcgtggtggcacacatctgtagtcccacctactagggaggctgaggcaggagaatcacgtgaacctgggaggcagaggctgcagtgagccaagccaagattgtgccactgcactccagcctccgtgatggagcgaaactctgtcttaaaaacaaaacgaaacaaaacaaaaacagggtgAGTGTCTTGAAAAGCTCTTTCATGTTTGATTCCTCCCCGAGTGTTGGGGGAAGGGTGGCTCCTGGTGGGTGGTGATGCTGAAGTTCTTTCTGGGTGATCCCCAGCCATTCTCAACACACCTGCAAGAGCACAGCCGTCAGAGAAAAGACGAGCAGACCCCCACGTTTCTCGGGAGCCACGGGCTTGCACGGGCACCCGCGTGGGTTCTATTTTGCTGTGTGCCAGATGTGGGCACACGGGCTGTGGAGGGCTGTCTTGGAATGAGAAGATCCTTGGGCAAACCTGAGAAAGGCCAAATGGCACCGAGATAGCCCAGGTGGCTTCACGAGCAGCCACTGCAGAGAAGGGGAGCTAATTCTTCTCTGAAACGCTACTCTCCGCTCAGGCCAAGTGAGACGCATGCAGACTTTTGTAGAACAGTAGAAAAACAGCTTTGTCATGTACAGAAAAGTTTAAATGtaacttgaatttttatttaaattatcagaATAATTTTTGATTAGTGAGGTGGTTCTTTCATAAACTTATTCTCCACccaaagagggaaagagagattttttttcctttgcccttTTCCTTATGATTTCACACATTTGCTATAATAAGTGGTTGCTTTTGGATCAGTTTTAGCATCTCAGAGACTCTTCAGGCTCTGGTTTAGAGTGGACACAattctctgaaaaatgaaattatggtGAATTCAGCTACAAATGAACACTATTTCACTTGATATTAAAATTTaaccatattattttataaaataaatggaaataaaatgctttactcTGAATATAAATGACGTACCAATGTCTCTGATTTTAACCAGAATAAATACCCCTGTTTCGAATTCTGATAAGCAGGTAATTTATTTAAGATCACGTTGAAATGTCCTAGAAGTGAAGGACATTTGAGTTTCCAGCTTTCCCACTTTATTTAAAAGGGGAAAAACGTTGTCTGGTACTCAGCTTTTCGAATGTGCAAAACTGATAAACTAGTCCGttagaggggggaaaaaagacaatgaaataaaagtggaaattagCAGAAACCAGTATTAGGCATATGTCTTTATGAATAAGACTTAACCATACACTTCATTTTACAAGTACAGAAGGCCCTCTGGAATGTATTAATCAAAGTTAAACGCTGTAGACAGGCGCGTTGCAGGGCGGCGGCCCTCTCCCCTTGGCATTACCGACAGCCGAGGAAATTGGGTTAATAAAGCCGGATACTGCGGCGCGCGCGGCCGCAAACAGGCGCGGACAGCTGGGTCCCCGGGGGCGCCCTGCCCGGCTCCCTGGACCCCGGATGGTGGCAGAGCCGGGAGCTGCGCAGCGCATCTCCGTTCGCATCCGCGGGGCGCGGGGCCCGCAGCAGCGTACTCACCCGTAGCCCGGCCTCCTCCCTCCGAAGCGCGAGGGGATCGGTGGGGAGGGGGCTTTGCTGGACACCAGGGCTAGACGACGGGGCCCTCCCCTGACCGTCCAGGGTTAAGTAGGGCGCGGGCTGTTAGGACCCTCCTCCACGCAGCCCTCCGAGGCAGAGGGCCCGCAAGGCGGTCTCCATCCGACTCCACCGCGCGGACGTCCCGGGCAGGGGATGGCGGCGGTGCGGGAGGCCAGGGGACGTTTAGGGGACAAATCCCGCAGACTTCGAGGCAGCCGGCGCCGATGTCCACTTCCCAAATAAATAGAACAAACTCCTACTTGGAAAAGGCCGGAAGCTCTTCGCCCGGGGTCTTCCTGCGCCCGCCGTCCAGCTCCTCTGCAAACGGCCATCGTGGGCTCTCCTCAGGGCTGCGGAGTCGCGGAGTCACCGAGGTGGGAGGTGCCGGCCACGCGCGTCCTCGGGAACAGAGCACTGCCCTGCAGTTTAGCACGAAGGGCCGACTGGAGCGGGAGCGTGAGGCCCACTGCGGGAGGATCACGAGCCACTAAGTCCGACTTTGCTTGGTCTCCACCCTCCGTGCGCCTCAGGTCAGGACCTCCTGTCCGGAATCTGACAAGTGCCGATCCTCGCCGCGGCCCTGGAACACTGCGGTGGTCTTCTTTCGGGGGCGAACGGCAGTGCCCGAAGAATGCTGTACCCACCCCGTTCCTAGACTTGCTGGGTCCCGACAATGCCCAGTGGGTGCCACGAGTTCCGGGGCGCAGAGCACAGCGTCCGGCTCCGGAGTTCAATCCCGCGTCCCGACGGCTTTGGCGCTTCCCGCTGCGCCAAACTGTTCGCCGCGCACAGGCTGGAAGCGAGGTCGGGCCGCCTCCTCCCTGTCTGCAGGGTCCCTCCAGGCCTTTCCTGTCCGGGCAGAGCGACAGTCACACGGGAGATCGGAGGACGCGTGCGGGAGGGGCGCGGGCCCGCGCGGTCACGGCTTCTCGTGACAGTGTTTGCAAAGGGCGGAGGGGGTCCCGGAGAAGGCGGCGCACTTGTCAGGGCAGGGGCCCAGCGCAGCGCCCGCCGAGAAGGGACACACGGTGGCCTGGCCGAAGGGCGTCAAGGGCGCGGCGGCCACGGGCGCAGCCAGGCCCTGGCCCTGGTTGAGGAAGGCCACCAGGCGCCGCATCTCGTCCAGAGCCTGCGCCTGCATGAGGATGTAGTTCTTGGCGAGCAGCAGCGTGGCGATCTTGGAGAGCTTGCGCACCGACGGGCTGTGCGCGTAGGGGATGACTGCCCGCAGCCCGTCCAGCGCGTCGTTTAGGTCGTGCATGCGCCGCCGCTCGCGCGCGTTGATGCTGAGCCGCAGGGACCGCTGCTCTCGCGGCCGCCGCCGCCCGTCCCCAGCGCCCCCCggcccgcgccgccgccgccgctgctcgAAGGCGTCGTCCTCGTCGCCGCTCTGTTCGCCGCTGCTCTCCGCCGCCGGAGCTGGGGCGCCAGGTGCGGGCGCCGCTGGTAGATCGCCGCCCGGGCCCGGAGCGCCGTAGCCGCGGGCCGCTTCGGGACCTCGCGCCGCCCCGTAGGCGAGACCCGCAGCCGCCGCCGCGTAGCCGTGGCTCAGTGCCAGGTACGCGTCCCCCGACAGCGACTTGAGCTCGGCCATGGCCGCGCCGCCTGGGCTCGGGGGCTCGCCGGGTGGGCAGATGCTCATGCGGGTGAACCACCCCCGAGGCCCGCCCGAGCCCGCCGCTGCAGCTGCGATGCGGCTCCCGGCTCTGCGCGTCGGTCCGGCCTGCCTGCGAGTCCCAGAGCCTCTGAGCCCGCTGCCTCCTCcgcctcttccttctctcccacctcctctccctcccagccGCGGTGCGCAGGGGGCGGGCTCTACCGCCCACTCGCCCCCGTTTCGGTTTTAAGCCGCGGAGGCGCCCGGTGGGACTTCGCTGCTGTCCAATCAGGGGGGACCGGGTGAGCGCCTCTTCCCGGAGCTGGGCTCCAGCAGCGCTGCAGGCTGATAGGCCGGGGGTAGAGGCTCTGGAGAGGGGCGGCGCGGAGCGGCGGGGTCCTGGAGCGTTCCTACTTGCTTCTCCACGCCCCGGCTGCCACCTCCGGCCGCCCTGGGGATTCCGCACCAAACGCACGCGTCCCACGTGGGCACCTGCCTTGGTCAGTCTTTGAGTCCGACCCTAGCGCAGGAGTTCCCGGCGACACGCAGGGGCCAGAGCCGGGGGCGGGCAGCAATagcaccagcaccagcaccagcgCCAACACCCTGTCCCGCTGAGGGGCCGCTTCGGGTCGGGGTCGGGGTCGTGGGCGCTGTAGTCCAGCCGCGGCGCAGCGTGTACCCGGAGCCTGCGCACTCCCCACTCGGGGCGCCCTGTGGCCAGGCTTGAGGGGCGGAGTAAGAGGGAGTTTCTAGAACCTGTTGAAAAACGAACGCCACGAGCGTTGCAGGCAGGGGAGGGCAGGAAGGTGGAGGGCAGCGCGGCCTGGAGCTCCCCGGgtggcggggtggggtggggggctctgTGAGCTGCAGGACGGCCTCCTCCCTGCCAGTCGCTTCCTGGGCATCTATCAGTGAAACGCGTGGGGCTTGGTGGGCTTTCCCGGAGCTTCCAATCCCCTGGGGTCCAACCACAATGCATGGGAATGTGGCCAGCCTCGGACTCTCCTTTTCAGTCCTCTTCCAACCCCACATGAAGACGAGGACCCCAGCGCTTCTCCCAGGTGGGAACCTGCCTGCAGGCCCGGCCAAGTGCTGAGGCTAGAGTGTGCTGAGGGATAATAGTTTCTCCGCTCTTCGCTTGGGTGGGAGACTGGGCCACCCTGGCCTCTGGCACGAGGTGGAGCGCCCGTCGGGCCCTTCTGTGTGACCTGGGCAGAGCCGCATACCCTCTCTGTTCTCCAGGTTCCGCCCCAGGAGGAGCCACAGAGATGGGGCTGTGTGTGCAGCCCCGGGCGGGGAGTGGGCGCTGCACGTGTGTGGGGTGGATGTGCTGTCTGGAAGGCTCTGGGAACGCAGCAGTGACCGGCCTGCCCCGTGGTTCCCTGCCGGGTTCGGGGTGTGAGGAGACAGATGCATGGATAAGTCGCTGTGGGAAACTCAGGCCTTTGTCCTGGCGGAGGGGATTGGGCCTGAGGCAGCCTCTGCGGGGCTGCGCGTCCTGTGGCACCGGCCTCACCCCCGGCACACGCCGGCCAGGAGCGCAGGGACCCCGAGGACGGAAGCGTCTGTCTGAGGCCCTCTCCTGGGCCCCACACCGCCTTCGGGGCTGATGCGGACCGGGAATTGGGGAGACCTGGTGTGGAGGAGGCCGCTGTGTTTGGGCCTGGGTCTGAAGGGTGAGTGGGTGTCATTGTGGCCACGGGCCGGCGTCCCGGGAGCATTCAGGTGGCCAGAGGCGGCCTGGCACAGGGGAGGGCAGTGAGGGGCCCCGGTGGGGCCGGGACCAGGCCTGTGGGACCGTTCGAGTCACTGGGGAGTTTGGTCTTTATGGGAAGAAAGGCGCCCTGGCCGTTCGGAGAGCCACTCTGGCGCTGCTGCCGGTGCCGTCCGGGGCTGCGGGGCCTCCTCCTGGGCCTGAACTGCAGGGCTGGTGGGGGCGGTGGGGGAAGGTGGCTGCACAGGTCCCCGGAGCTGGAGGAGCGGGAGGAGGGGGTTGACCAGGAGGGGAAGCTACGGACCCGGAGAATGTCGGAGGCCCCCGAGGGGAGGTGCAGGCAGCGCTGGTGGGAGGCCTCGGAGGGGTATGCGGTAATTGGCATCACGAGTGTGGTGAGAGTAGCTTTTAAAGCATCGGCTGGAGCAGGGTCCTCATTAAAGCCAGAGACGCTGACGccgtggggctggggctggggctggggctgggccggGGCTTTGGGAGGTCCGAGCTCCCCAGCAGGGAGCAGGGCTCTGGGCCAGTTCCCAGGCCCAGTTAATCAGGAACCTTCAAGAGGatctgaaggggtggcctgcccctccacacctgtgggtgtttctcgtaaggtggaacgagagacttgagaaaagaaataagacacagagacaaagtatagagaaagaaaagcggggcccaggggaccggcgctcagcttacagaggacccacgccggcaccggtctctgagttcccttagtatttattgataattatctttaccatcttgaagacaggggagtggcaggacaataggatcatttttagggaggaaattagcagtaagacataagaacaaaaacctctgtgatatgaataagttcaaaggaaaatcctgtgccttgagataaaccttttagcaacattgtttcatcctatcacatggggataaaccttggacaatacctagctttcctaggcagaggtccctgcaacctttggccgtgtacgtgtctctgggtagttaaaattaagagaatggtgataacttttaaccagcaagctaccttcaggcatttgtttaacaaagacacatcctgcacagcccaaaatccattaaaccttgagtcaccgcaacacatgtctcttgcaaggacaaggttgggggtagggtcacagattaacagcatctcaaatacagaacaaaatggaatctcttatgtctacttctttctatatagacacagtaacaggctgatctctcttccttttccccacaagGATCGGCCTTGGCTCAGAAGGTTGGAGGCAGGGATGGGCAGCGGGTAAGGGATGGGGCTCACGAAACGGCACCCGGGGGAGGCCCCTGCTGCGGCCCCTGCAGGACCCGCCGCAAATTCCGGGCTTCAGCCCAGCGAGCGTCAGAGGCGGCGTTTTCGGTGCGACGCTGCCACCTGCTGGCTGCCTGGGAGATTGCACCCCAGCGGCTCAGAACCCGTGTTTCTCCGAGGGGCCGGGAGGGGTGAAAATGCGCGTTCCCAGGCCCTCCCGGATTCTGCTCAGGTGGGCGCTGGGGGCTCGTTCACAGGCGCCCGCCCACATGTTAGGGGAGCTGGAGGAACCTGACGTCTCCGCCCTCGAGTGCCCCTCCGAGCTGAGGTTGGACGTTTGCACAGGAGCAGGTGAGCCTGGGGGGGTTGAGGGCTGAGCGGGGGTCCCAGCTGATGAAGCAGCCCCGCACCTTGGCCAGGTTCTCGAATCTCCTGTGGTCAGAGACTGTGGAAAGCGGGAAGCGGCTCGTAGGCGTTTACCAGGCCAGCTGCTCATActttctggcctcagtttccacatctgtaaagtggggtcTGTCCTCAACCCGTGTGCTCTAGCAACGGCCCTGTGGAGTGGGTCTGCAACTGCGGACTCACTTGTCCTGGGCTGTTCTGAACCAGTGGTTCCCCCGTCCTCCCAGGAGACAGCACCTGTGGCGGGGCAACCGTCCCTGCAGCCGACCCTGGCTCCCACCGCGCCCTGGCCCTGGGGGTGCCCAATGACCAGGGTGTGCTGTGGCCCTGTGGGCGTCACTGCTGTCCGTGCTGCTGGGATTGGGTTGTCACCACTTGGGGAAGGGTGGTctggtggggcacagtggggGCACCAGGTGGTCAGGCTGGGTCAGGCTGGGTGGGAGTTGAGCCCCTGCTGGgtggtgggagagggagggagcccCCGCTGGgtagggggggagggagggagccccgctgggtggggggagagggagggagcccCCGCtgggtggggggagagggagggagcccCCGCTGGGTGGGGGGGGGAAGGAGGGAGCCCCCGCTGGGTGGCGGGAGTGGGGGAGAGCCTCCCTGGGTGGAGGGAGCGGGAGAGAGCCCCCACTGGGTGGTCTTGGACCAGCCAGCTTCTTGCCTGCAGGGCATGGCACTAGTAACTGGAACAACCCACCCTGCCCCTCCCAGAGACGGCGCCTCCTCAATGCTCCCCTTTCACAGGAGGTAGGGTCTTCTAGAGATCAAaacagggaggaggaaagaaatcGTACCTGAGGCCCCTGCCCCAACCCTTGGACCCACACTCTTTGGTTTTTAGGGACAAGGCCCAGGCCCTGGGATTTGAAGACTCCACCTTTTCTTTCGTGTTTATATGTGCTGTGTCATATGTTATCACATGAAGTTGATCACTGTGACCATTTTCAGGTGCACAGCCCAGGGGCATTATACACATTCGCGGGGTGTGCAGCCGACGCCCCCATCCATCCCCAGAATGTTTGCATCTTCCCCAACTGAAACTGTCCCCAGTAACCcctgctcccctcctcccccacccgcTGGAAACCACCACTCCGCCTCCCACCTCTGCATTTGACTGCTCCAAGTACCTCAGAAAATGGCCTCATGCGGTCTCTGCACCTTCACATCCGGCTTATTCCCAGCGTTTGGCCCGTGGGGGTGGTGAGCGCACCTGTCCAGctcctgctttcatttctttcagggAGTTCTCACGTGGTCTTCAGAGGTTGCCACACGCTGcttcccacagcagctgcaccaccTTACCTTCCAACAGCAATGCACAAGGGCTCTAATCTAATCTCTTCGTATTCTTGcaaacacttgttattttatgtgtgtgtgtgtgtgtgtgtgtgtgtgtgtgttttgagacggagtctcgctctgtcgcccaggctggagtgaatggcgccatct is part of the Theropithecus gelada isolate Dixy unplaced genomic scaffold, Tgel_1.0 HiC_scaffold_16054, whole genome shotgun sequence genome and harbors:
- the LOC112617340 gene encoding class E basic helix-loop-helix protein 23; amino-acid sequence: MSICPPGEPPSPGGAAMAELKSLSGDAYLALSHGYAAAAAGLAYGAARGPEAARGYGAPGPGGDLPAAPAPGAPAPAAESSGEQSGDEDDAFEQRRRRRGPGGAGDGRRRPREQRSLRLSINARERRRMHDLNDALDGLRAVIPYAHSPSVRKLSKIATLLLAKNYILMQAQALDEMRRLVAFLNQGQGLAAPVAAAPLTPFGQATVCPFSAGAALGPCPDKCAAFSGTPSALCKHCHEKP